One stretch of Clupea harengus chromosome 2, Ch_v2.0.2, whole genome shotgun sequence DNA includes these proteins:
- the si:ch211-214p13.9 gene encoding cell surface glycoprotein CD200 receptor 5, protein MEIWWIIRTLPFLALLSPSSSFSSERQNDSEVPELLALRIKHFEEGQDAYLRCSNKTWNNTLHHIWKINNSGVHCLISEAANKPRHNNCTGGMTLRNTTKGELYLYIPHFGIKDEGTYKCEEVYRGGADVAIITVFARVPPVLSTRLEHDGGQRFAVCSAARGKPEATVSWEEEWWSPKVTERSTNNTDGTVTMESWLLLPDDITQGNLTCVASHASWTHKHSVVMEMTDGSFTLFITLSSIIVLSVVIVTAVSTYVCLKINETQ, encoded by the exons ATGGAGATTTGGTGGATTATACGAACCCTACCTTTCTTGGCTTTGTTGTCTCCCTCCTCGAGTTTCTCATCAG AACGGCAAAATGATTCAGAGGTCCCTGAGCTCTTAG cccTACGAATTAAACATTTTGAGGAGGGCCAAGATGCGTACTTAAGGTGCAGCAATAAGACGTGGAATAATACTCTTCATCATATCTGGAAAATAAACAACAGTGGAGTCCATTGTCTTATAAGTGAAGCTGCTAACAAGCCCAGGCATAACAACTGCACAGGAGGGATGACACTCCGCAACACAACGAAAGGGGAGTTGTACCTGTATATTCCTCACTTCGGAATCAAAGATGAAGGGACATACAAATGTGAAGAGGTGTACAGAGGTGGTGCTGACGTAGCCATCATTACAGTTTTTGCTAGAG tcccccctgtcctctccaccAGACTAGAGCATGACGGCGGTCAGCGGTTTGCTGTCTGTTCTGCTGCCCGTGGAAAACCAGAGGCCACAGTGTCCTGGGAGGAGGAGTGGTGGTCCCCTAAGGTCACTGAGAGGTCAACCAACAACACAGATGGAACCGTCACCATGGAGAGCTGGCTGCTCCTGCCTGATGACATCACCCAGGGCAACCTGACCTGTGTGGCCAGTCACGCCTCCTGGACCCATAAGCAttctgttgtcatggagatgacTGATG GTTCATTCACATTGTTCATCACTCTGTCATCTATCATTGTACTAAGTGTGGTAATTGTAACTGCTGTCAGCACATACGTGTGCCTTAAAATAAACGAAACGCAATAA
- the LOC116222827 gene encoding nectin-3-like isoform X1: protein MGHTWMLSAVCLMATSASIICGGVAGSRQNVSEVSELLVSRTEHFEEGEDVDLRCNNRTWSNTLHHIWKINISGVNCLISEAASKPRHNNCTGEKTLRNTAKGESYLYIPHFGIKDEGTYKCEEVYVGGAETDTITVFARVRPVLSTRLEHYDGQRFAVCSAARGKPEATVSWEEEWGSPEVTEKSTNNTDGTVTVESWLLLPDDITQGNLTCVASHASWTHNEFPILELSNRTDFITIVVISCAVLLIVVTAVVFSYAARKPLCKLR, encoded by the exons ATGGGACACACCTGGATGCTGTCTGCGGTCTGCCTCATGGCTACCTCGGCTTCCATCATATGTGGTGGTGTGGCAG GATCACGGCAAAATGTTTCAGAGGTCTCAGAGCTTCTAG TGTCACGAACGGAACATTTTGAGGAGGGCGAAGATGTGGACTTAAGGTGCAACAATAGGACATGGAGTAATACTCTTCATCATATTTGGAAAATAAACATCAGTGGAGTCAATTGTCTTATAAGTGAAGCTGCTAGCAAGCCCAGGCATAATAACTGCACAGGAGAAAAGACGCTCCGCAACACAGCGAAAGGGGAGTCGTACCTTTATATTCCTCACTTTGGAATCAAAGATGAAGGGACATACAAATGTGAAGAAGTGTACGTAGGTGGTGCTGAAACAGACACCATTACAGTTTTTGCTAGAG TCCGCCCTGTCCTCTCCACCAGACTAGAGCATTACGACGGTCAGCGGTTTGCTGTCTGTTCTGCTGCCCGGGGAAAACCAGAGGCCACAGTGTcctgggaggaggagtgggggtcCCCTGAGGTCACTGAAAAGTCAACCAACAACACAGATGGAACCGTCACCGTGGAGAGCTGGCTGCTCCTGCCTGATGACATCACCCAGGGCAACCTGACCTGTGTGGCCAGTCACGCCTCCTGGACTCATAATGAATTTCCTATCCTGGAGCTTTCAAACAGGACTGATTTCATCACCATAGTAGTGATTTCCTGCGCCGTCCTCTTGATCGTGGTGACAGCTGTAGTATTTTCATATGCAGCCCGTAAGCCCCTCTGCAAACTTAGGTAA
- the LOC116222827 gene encoding nectin-3-like isoform X2 — MGHTWMLSAVCLMATSASIICGGVAVSRTEHFEEGEDVDLRCNNRTWSNTLHHIWKINISGVNCLISEAASKPRHNNCTGEKTLRNTAKGESYLYIPHFGIKDEGTYKCEEVYVGGAETDTITVFARVRPVLSTRLEHYDGQRFAVCSAARGKPEATVSWEEEWGSPEVTEKSTNNTDGTVTVESWLLLPDDITQGNLTCVASHASWTHNEFPILELSNRTDFITIVVISCAVLLIVVTAVVFSYAARKPLCKLR; from the exons ATGGGACACACCTGGATGCTGTCTGCGGTCTGCCTCATGGCTACCTCGGCTTCCATCATATGTGGTGGTGTGGCAG TGTCACGAACGGAACATTTTGAGGAGGGCGAAGATGTGGACTTAAGGTGCAACAATAGGACATGGAGTAATACTCTTCATCATATTTGGAAAATAAACATCAGTGGAGTCAATTGTCTTATAAGTGAAGCTGCTAGCAAGCCCAGGCATAATAACTGCACAGGAGAAAAGACGCTCCGCAACACAGCGAAAGGGGAGTCGTACCTTTATATTCCTCACTTTGGAATCAAAGATGAAGGGACATACAAATGTGAAGAAGTGTACGTAGGTGGTGCTGAAACAGACACCATTACAGTTTTTGCTAGAG TCCGCCCTGTCCTCTCCACCAGACTAGAGCATTACGACGGTCAGCGGTTTGCTGTCTGTTCTGCTGCCCGGGGAAAACCAGAGGCCACAGTGTcctgggaggaggagtgggggtcCCCTGAGGTCACTGAAAAGTCAACCAACAACACAGATGGAACCGTCACCGTGGAGAGCTGGCTGCTCCTGCCTGATGACATCACCCAGGGCAACCTGACCTGTGTGGCCAGTCACGCCTCCTGGACTCATAATGAATTTCCTATCCTGGAGCTTTCAAACAGGACTGATTTCATCACCATAGTAGTGATTTCCTGCGCCGTCCTCTTGATCGTGGTGACAGCTGTAGTATTTTCATATGCAGCCCGTAAGCCCCTCTGCAAACTTAGGTAA